In a single window of the Atribacterota bacterium genome:
- a CDS encoding co-chaperone GroES → MDIKKIKPLGDRILVKPFVEEEKTKGGIVLPDTISKEKPQVGEVLAVGPGRTNDEGKTFPMNFKKGDKVIYAKYSGTDLKDANDDDYLLLSEKDVLAILK, encoded by the coding sequence GTGACCGCATACTGGTAAAACCATTTGTGGAAGAAGAGAAAACCAAAGGTGGTATTGTATTACCTGATACAATATCAAAAGAAAAGCCCCAAGTTGGAGAAGTTTTGGCAGTTGGACCAGGAAGAACAAATGATGAGGGAAAAACTTTTCCTATGAACTTTAAAAAAGGTGACAAAGTTATTTATGCAAAATATTCAGGTACTGATTTAAAGGATGCTAATGATGATGATTATCTTCTTCTCAGCGAGAAAGATGTTTTAGCGATATTAAAATAA